The DNA region CTCAGAGAGCAAGATGACTAACCAACCTGGTCGAAATGATTTAGCCGGCAAAAACATTGTGACAGTGTTCGGCGGAACGGGCTTCCTCGGGCGGCGGATCGTAACCAGGCTTCTGGACAAGGCCGTTGATGTGCGTTCCGTCTCGCGCCATCCGCACAAATATAAGTTGGACACTGTGTCCGGTCAGAGGCCATCTCAGGAGATCGAGGCGGACATACTCGATTCATCCTCGATCGCCGCTGCCGTGGCTGGATCTCGCGCGGTTGTGAATGCGGTCAGCCTTTATGTCGAGCGCGGTGAGCACACCTTCGAGCGTGTCCATATAGAAGCCGCGGCCGATCTGGCGACCGCTTCACGGGATGCAGGCGTCGAGATGTTCGTCCAGATTTCGGGCATTGGATCGGATCCGAAATCCCGTTCGAATTACATCCAGGCCCGGGGCCGCGGCGAGGAGGTGGTGAAGGCGGCGTTTCCAGGCGCGGTAATCGTCCGTCCCTCTGTAATGGCGGGACCCGACGACGCGTTCATCACAACGATCGCGAGGCTGGTGCGCATCCTCCCGATCTATCCGCTGTTTGGAGAAGGCGGCACTCGGTTGCAGCCGGTTTATGTCGAGGACGTGGCGGAAGCCGTGAGCCGCTTGGCCTCAGGACAGTATTCCACGGATGCTTCGATCTTCGAGTGCGCCGGTCCGCGCATTTATTCGTATCGGGAACTCGTCCAGGAGATCGCCACTCAACTCAACGCGCGAAGCAGGCTTGTGCCCGTGCCATTCGCAGTATGGAGCATAGTGGCGACTGCTGCGGAGTTTCTTCCCGCCGTGTCCCTAACGCGCAACCAAGTCGATCTCATGCGGCGTGACAATGTCACGGCAAACGATCTTCCGGGCCTTGAAGAACTGGGCATCCAATCCCGCGGCATCGAGGAACTCGTCCATATGATTGAGCACGAGGCTTGAGCCGGAGCCTCGCGACTGGCCGGTTATGCGGGGGATGTCTTGTTTCCGCAACCGTCGCCGCAAGAACATCCGCGGCGGACCATGCCCCATCACGGGATGACGCCGCACATTTCCGGAACCTCGTTGTCCGCGCAGGCGCGGTGCGCGGCCGGAACGCGGGAGATTCTCGAATGCTGGTTCGAAGGGGGGCCCATTCTCGAGGAATACCTGATCGTCGACGGAGGACGGCTCGCCGACGCCGGCGCACATTCCTATAGTGCCGGTGATGTAACGAGCGGGTCCGAAGAAGCGGCCCGCTTCAAGAACAAATGATCTCGGCGGGCTGAGCTAGACACAACGGCGAAATGGCAGCTAAAGCAATCATGGGGCGGCCCTGGTGATGTCTCTTTTCAGCGCCTCCACGAAGCGGATGACCTGACCAATCGTGTCGTCGTTCCAAATATCATTGTGACCAGAGCCGTCATAAATCCGCATCTGCTTCGGCTCGGGAGCGATGCAATATAGCGCTTCGCCCGAAGACAGCGGGATGATATCGTCGCGCCGGCCGTGGATGAACAGCTTCGGTTGCCTCAGCTTCGCTATTCTGAGGTCCGAGCGGAAGGGATCCTTGACAAGAAGCGCAACCGGAACGAACGGGTAGTACGTCTGTGCGAGCGACAGGACCGACAGGTAGGCGGACACCAGGATGACGGCCGCAGCCGGCCTTTGTGCCGCCGTGTTGATGGCGACGCCGCTGCCCAGAGACTGGCCCAGCACAACGATCTGGCCTTCAGTGCGTATAAAAAGCCAATCGAACGCGGCGATGCCGTCGGTCAGAAGCCCGTCCTCGCTCGGCGAGCCGGTCGATCCCGGATAGCCGCGATAGGAAATCGCCAGCAGGCCAATGCCCCGCGCCGCCAACGCCTGGGCGAGGAAGCCGTAGTTGCTGGCCCGATCAGCATTTCCGAGAAAGA from Rhizobium sullae includes:
- a CDS encoding complex I NDUFA9 subunit family protein, producing MTNQPGRNDLAGKNIVTVFGGTGFLGRRIVTRLLDKAVDVRSVSRHPHKYKLDTVSGQRPSQEIEADILDSSSIAAAVAGSRAVVNAVSLYVERGEHTFERVHIEAAADLATASRDAGVEMFVQISGIGSDPKSRSNYIQARGRGEEVVKAAFPGAVIVRPSVMAGPDDAFITTIARLVRILPIYPLFGEGGTRLQPVYVEDVAEAVSRLASGQYSTDASIFECAGPRIYSYRELVQEIATQLNARSRLVPVPFAVWSIVATAAEFLPAVSLTRNQVDLMRRDNVTANDLPGLEELGIQSRGIEELVHMIEHEA
- a CDS encoding alpha/beta hydrolase, with the translated sequence MSVTKLVLILPLMAAFAYVSLVGLMYLSQRALLYPGASPTLAPEHARWGESIFIRTPDGETLHGLYRRGESGKPSVLFFLGNADRASNYGFLAQALAARGIGLLAISYRGYPGSTGSPSEDGLLTDGIAAFDWLFIRTEGQIVVLGQSLGSGVAINTAAQRPAAAVILVSAYLSVLSLAQTYYPFVPVALLVKDPFRSDLRIAKLRQPKLFIHGRRDDIIPLSSGEALYCIAPEPKQMRIYDGSGHNDIWNDDTIGQVIRFVEALKRDITRAAP